The Telopea speciosissima isolate NSW1024214 ecotype Mountain lineage chromosome 11, Tspe_v1, whole genome shotgun sequence genome includes the window ATCTCCTCGAATATTTGTCAGCCCTGAAATTCCAAAACTTCATACGATTTTATCTCCTCTACCTGCTAACGTCTAAGTCGTGGTTTTAAAAATCGGGAATCGGATCGATGAATCAGCTGATTCAGATTGTAATTGACTGAGACCGATTTTGATTTCCACTGCTCCTAATCATTGTTTCTTGAATCAGAATTGGATCGACCAATTTctagtcattttctttataatccATCTTGAATCGAATCAATTCTTGGACTGATTCTCAATTCCTAATCCGATTCGATTTTCACTATAAAGTAACTTGGATTCCTAAACCAATTCGATCTTCAAGTCAATTCGGAATCCTCTTTGACCGATTCCAAGTTTTAAATCCTTGCTTCTAACCGATCAGCTTAAGAAGAGAAACTAGTCAAGAAGACCTGTTCCACATTATCTGGTATAAGACCAAACAAGATTTAATccctctgtttctctctctctctctctctctctctctattcccTTGTGGTGTTAGGTTGTAAAGGAACTTATAAGTAAAAACAGCTAAAAAAAACTTCTATATATGTTACTTCTTGCTCGATTTCGTTTGGGCAACCAATACAACTTCCATTTTGAGTTTTCAACAACAAAACAGGACCAAGAAGGGAGGAGTGCAATCGAAGTTGACCAAGTGAAAAAATTAAGGACTATAGAGAAATTGCATGTCAACGAATGGGGGTATATTTGTCAACGAATGGGATTAGGTAGCATTCattttccataataataataatatggggAAAAAAACGTTGCTAGGGTTGCAATCAGCCTGCGCCCAAGCacccctacaaaatgaaaaatgtccAAAAAAGATTATTGTCTGATCATGTAACGCCTGCACCAACGTAAAAACCAATGAAAACACACGCAGGGAGATCTGCctgaatgggattttttttttcagtgtaGCTGAATTCATACAACCCTGTGAGAGCGCAGGAACCACACAATcagtgttctttttcctatatataaAATGAGGTTGCTGCTTTCCTATATATGAAACCATTCATTTTCCAAATAAGAATTTTTGTGCTAGGAAAATAACTTCACTTGGAAGGAAGAACCAGTATGAACAAAGATGTCTACACCTCTTCAAAGGTCAATTGTAAAGAAGTGTTCAATTCCAACCACAAGACACCAGAAAAATATAATTCAGAGTTGAAAAAGCCTTGGTGCGTGGTGTGTGTGTGGCCATCTTGGGcatgaaattttcttttggatatGTACAAAAGCTAACCACAATTGACTATAACGTGTGCGTATTGTGTGTATGAGACACAGAGGAATAAATAATCCAAAGCCTAACTTGAAGTCAAGCCAAGAAGAATAAAACatctcaatctcaacaaatcaGAAATCGCTTCAAATATGAAAAACAAATGTAATTACAGCAAACGCCATCTCGACAACCAACCCCCATTACGAACTAATAATACacaattacattttttttttttttttaaaaaaaaaaacatgaaccCACCTTCCCCAACTCACCATGTAATGTATGAAagtaaaattaaagaaaaagatgCTACTAGGCAatgggagtgaaaaaaaaaaatgcacagtTGATATGTAATGAAAAGGTTTTGATCGAGCCCATCTGAAATCCTTACTGAACAGAACCCAAAAAACCAGATTAAACATGCTTAAAATGGGCATAACAGATGGTCATtacccttcttttctcttcaatccaGAAGTGAGGGAGGTGGTTAGCTATGATGATCCTTCATCATCTAACTCCTCGTCAACTAGATCAGGTTCTTGGCCTACGCTGGTGCGTCGAAGCTCCTCAATCCGCTTTGTAACCTCAGTCATTGAGGGGCGCTTGTCTGGGTACTGAGCACAACAATCAGTTGCAAGCTGCAAGAGCTGAACCATCTCTTCCTCAACATTCTGGTACCTCAGGAGTTCAAGGTCGAAAACCTCTGATGTCCACTCTTCTCGGACCACAGACTGTACCCACCTTGGGAGGTCGACTCCATCTTCATTCATCAGAGCATGGGTTGGAGGTTTTCCAGTCAGGAGCTCCAATAGGAGGACACCAAAACTGTAGACATCTGCCTTTTGCGACACCTTGCGAGCATCTGTAACCTCAGGTGCACGGTAACCAGCAACGCGATTGGGGGTAGAAGTAGGGCCAACAAGGCTTGCAAGACCAAAGTCAGATACACGAGCATCATAGGATTTGGTGAGGAGGATATTGGATGACTTAATGTTGCCATGCGAGATGTTGGGTCCCCTCCCATGGAGATATTCTATACCACGGGCAGCACCAAGGGCAATGCCGGACCTGGTTTCCCAATTCAATGGCGTCCTACCTGCTCCTCTGTTTCCTGTAGACAAGAGACAATAGATACAGAAACAGAGAAAATTGTAGTTAGGGACACAAGGAATGTAGTCAACCAAACTTGTTTTGCTCTCAGAAGATCATTTGCTTTTTCACTATCAGTGCTTGATGGCTTTCACATGCAACATGGTAGAGAAAAGTTCTAAAGGTTGCAGATGAATGATGAATAACATAGTAATATCAGAAGGAACAATGGAGCTAGCACAGAAAAATAACAGTTAGCATTGCTAATGTAATACAATGGGGGCAGCACAGCAATACCATCAAGGAAATTCAAGAGAATCTATAAATCCCACAACAGggtagaaaaaggaaaaatctgaTAATTTCCAAGCACTAAGATATATAAATCCAGAAAAGCTAACAGCAAGAACACAGGGGTTTGGGATCTCTGGGCTTCTAGCAGACTGTTTGACAATGTAGACACATAATAATCCCAATTAACCAACCTaagcagaaaattaaaatactaCCAGTAGAAATAAAAGCACctcaaaaaatgaagaaacaatATCCAGCCATGATCATTAAAACGAAAAAAAAGGAGCAGGTTTTATGGACGAGCCTGTCGACAGATATCTATGGCCGGCCCACCTATTTGTATCACATAATTGGTCTGATGGGGCTGCATTTTTGTAGAGAGGTAGACCCAAAGGTCTCAAATGTCAGGTTTCAATTCAATTGGAACTGGTCaaatggcaaaataaagctttcaAAAAAATACAGGactaccaaaacaaaacaaaaaaaaagtgcagaacAATGCTTAGACTCCGAAGAAGGCCCATGAAAATAGATGGAAGGGTCTATGATTAAATTGAAGTATGGAATTTGGCAAACGGCCATTCCAAACTATTCTCTAGATATCCAAGctagaattgccacatcaccatTCACATGGCACATCCAGAAAACACCGTAAAAAGGGAACTATGATTAGACTAACAAAATACTAAAAGCAGAGAATCATATatagagaaaggaagggaaggaaggagaaaataCTCACCATGCAAAAGTGCAGATAAACTGCCCATGGGCATGTAATCATAGACAAGGAGCTTCTCGTCCTTACTGAAATAGTATGCTCTAAGCGGGACCAAGCTTTCATGATCCATGGATCCAACGATTTCAATCTTCTCCCTGAATTCCCTCTCAGGGATGGTTACATCCTTAAGCCTCTTCACAGCGGCCACCGTTCCCATCTCCAAAACTGCCTTGTACGCCGTCCCAAACGTCCCCTTCCCCAAAACCTCGGCAGAAGCCCTCAATAGATCCTCCAGATCAAAAATCCTTGGAGCATTTCCAAAGAAAACAAGCTTCTTGTTGTTCCCACTACCATTAACGTCCCCCTTAGAAGCTGCCAATGCCGCCGCCGTTGCAGCTGTCGCCCCAGCAACAGGAATAGCACGGCTGCTCAAGCTACCATTATCTCCTTTCTCACCTGCAATCTCTACTTCACCCCCTTGCTTCGCTGGAGCCATGTCGCTCGTCCTCCTATCACTCTTTTTTCGGcacaaaaagaacaaaagcaGAAGAATCAACAAAAACCCAACCACAGATCCTATCACAATACCTGCAATTGCTCCTCCCGACAATTTCTTCTttccactaccaccaccattaccGCTACTCGGCGGCTGCGATGCATCACCAGCGCACGCAAGGAGTGGCCCTCCACACAGGGAGTTCCCGAGGAATGCTTCAGCACTCTTGCCTCTCAGACTCGAGGGGATTGAACCGTTCAATTGATTATACGAAACATTGAACTGATCAAGACTCAGAAGCTTCGGTAGATCAGGAATCGAACCAGTGAGTTGATTGTATTCCATATAGAGAGTTCCCAACCTGGTGAGGTTGTTGAACTCGGGCGAGATCTCGCCGGAGAAGTTATTATTAGCGAGATTGAGACGGACGAGATTATAGAGACCGAACAAGAACTTCGGGATCTCACTGGAGAACTTGTTGCCCTGCAAGTACAGATTACGGAGATCAGTACAGGCGGCGAGATCCAACGGAAGTTGCCCGGAGAGTGAGTTGAGACGTAAGCTAAGGGTTCGGAGATGTGTAAGGTTGCCGAAGATACCAATCGGAATTTCACCAGAAAGGAAGTAACCAGGGAGGCGAATGGTGGTCACGGTAGTGTTATTGTCGCACTCTATTCCCGGCCATGTGCATGGGTTTGAGGAGCTCTGGTTCCATGGAATATATCTACCGACGGCTGCCTTGAACGCGAGAAGTGCTGCCTTTTCCGATGCGAGATCTGGTTTTCCAACAGGAAGGAAAACCAGAAAACAGAGAACCACAAGGTAATGACACCACCCCATTCTCGGTTTTCTGAAACCAAAACCACCCTATTCCCTTAAACGGCGGTTTTCATCACTttcccacttcttcttcttattcttcttcttcttcttcacacacacagagacggagagacagagaaagagagagctaCCTGCGGTGCAAAACCCTAGTTGTGTATAACCCagagaggcagagagagagagagcgagaggaTCTTGcaaatctcttctctccttgcttttaaaaaaaaaaatggaatgtgAGTTAGGGGGAGAGagcttttacttattttttggGATTCTTAATTCCGTAAGCAAGCTGGAAgttccttttttggttttttgtaaTTTGAAAAAGTgagaaataaaattcaaaaaaggaaagaaaatggaGAATTTTAAAACTGTGGAActttaaaaaaagggaatagACGACAAAGCGGACAGCGCCTCTCTGAGTAGTCATTATATTTCGAGAAGTTGACTCAGTTGCCACGCTGGTGTAAGAAAATTAAATCCCTTCCGTCCAAATTATATGATCAATTTACcataaaaaatccaaattatACGATCAAATGTGCTGTCATAAagttttaaattattatttttttggagtaGAAACATAAGATTTTAAAATTCGGTACAGGATTGATCGAAATGGCCGTGGTTCTCATTAAGGGTAACATttgtccaaaatttttttttattgaaattaagGCTACGTTtgaatgtcaaaaaaaaaaaagattcattaaaattttgaatttgaagaaaaagatagacaGTAAATAATCATTCTATCATCAAGATTTTTATCccattatattttttgttttcttttgttcccttttcttggcatccaacataccttaagggtaaaacTATGTGATATAGCTGATAAGAATGGTTGGATTGGAGCCTTGATCCATTTAATGTTTCGTATAATTACTTAAATGGTTCAATTCTTTCTAAACTAAGAGGCTAGAGTGTTAATGCATTCCTCAAAAATTAGCTCGATTAGCGATAGTCAAAAGAAGAAATTGTCGGGAAGAGGAATTGTATGTAGATATTGTGATTGGATTTATGTTGGGGTTTCTATTGATTCCTCTGCTTTTGTTCTTTTAGCGCCAAAAGAAGAGTCATGGAGGACAAATGCAATGACTTCAATGAGACAAGGGGCTGAAGTAGTGATTCATTCTagtgagaaaaagagagaatggtAGCTTTTTGAAATCATGCAAATCGATTTGATTGTCGAATCCATTCTCCACTCTCTAAAACCATTGGTTCATAGCAGAGACAATTGGGTGAAACTTTGCTAACAGGAACAAGGCTGGTAGCAAAGGAAATGGGATTTTAAagggtatttaaaaaaaatactcaaactTAATAAAGTATTTATGAACCCGaagggaaagtgaattattccattttcttggctacttgctacaagtgtagcaatAAATTTTTTTCCGACAAGATCAATCTTGAACCTAACCAATTCTAAAAATTCAGGTTTGCTCTCGTGTTTTTGAATTTGGATCAGATCCCCACATAGGGATCATGGGACAAATCTGGACCTTCCATGGGTGTGTGACCCATATCTAATATATaagacccacaccccatggaggaTTTGGATTTGACCCTACACGTCTCATGTGTGGGACCTGATCcaaactctttttatttttcttagaatAGGTTTGCCCATTTTCCCGTGGTTGGATTCAACATAATAGATGGTGTGGATTGGCTATAATAACATGATTTGGTAGTGGGGCCATGCGTTTATGAGTTGTTTTGTTAGTAATAAAATAGTCAATATTATGGTTGGCGGTTAGTTGGGAAATCTGAAGGATGTATGTGTGTCAACGAAATTGTTTGTTAGCTGTATCTCAGGTGGTGGGTCCCATTAACTCCTAAAGCAACATAGGGGCGCCTCTATTTAATTTTCCTAATATACTCACATCTCTTAccttaaaactttttttttctaattttctagaaaaaattaagtttcaaTTTTATTCTCTCATGATATTTCAAAGTCCTAAAATATCCCTCGCATCACCCTCTTCCATGCCCTTgcatcttctccattaaaaaaTCACTCTATAGAAaggagccaaaaaaaaatacctatAATCTGAGATATGGCAAATCTCTGTTCATTGCAGCTTAAGAAACTTGACACCCTCTTCAACTTCTTATGGGGAGAGAATGAAACTAAGAATCAAAATTTTCTCattacaaaataaaagaaaagatgcACATGTTACTAATCTATGCTAAGAAATTAAAAGACAGTATTTTAGGGTAATGACTATAACATTTTTGGGAAGTAGAATCACGTCCAATATGGGAAGTAGAACCGTGAGAGATCACGTCTAATATAAATCTTGTAGTCATTACCCTAAAATGctgctttttattttgggaagTAAAATCATATCCAATATGGGAGTAGTAGAACCATGAGAGATCACATCTAATAATTGAAGTTTCAATGGCTTCAGTTTGTCTtttattaaattgggtctttGACTCTTTGTTAGTATTTTGTAGTTCTAAAGAAAGTCTTGTTTGTCTCTCTCATTTCCTTTGGTGTTTTGGTTAATTCAAaaagtattttttattttgtgtacAATGCTTAGAACAAAAACATCGtcaataaagaagaaaaagatgaagaacaaaaaaagtgTGGAGGATCTTTTGGTTTGTAAAATGAGGTATTCTTCCTTTCATGTGAATTAATACTATTGAAAAATTTATCATCCTAAATGTCTGAAGAAAAATGTTTCATtcttatagagagagagagagagagagatacatgTTAGGGATGTAAGTGGATGATTGAAAATCTATATTGAATTTGTATTCGTATCATTTTAAGGGAACCCgcatttaaaaattaattttcgAAAACTATCAGAATTCATTCAAAAGTTTTTAGGTTTggtcatcataaaaaaaaattattctcaGCGTGTGGAATTCTACCAATGGAGACAATGAAAAGGATAAGTTTGGAAAACAGGGGAGTAAAGCGATGTGGaattctaccccaaaaaaaaaaacaaaagcgatgtggaattaaaaaaaaataataataataagaaaatattgaggaaaatagagaaagaataattaaatcatttttCTGATTCCTTGGGTCCCACGTTTGTAAAAACGTAAAGTCTAAGGAATCCCACTCTCACTTATCGTCGCCGTTAGGCTTGTTAACCGTCAAATCAGAGCTGTTAAGAATCGGGAACTCGGAGTGGGACCCACCCGCAGATGGGAAATTAACTATTTGACGCCGCTTCTTTTTATGGAAAAGTTCGctctaattaatttttttttaatttgaaggTTCAAAGTATGATTGTAAATGAAGAACCGAAATCTGTTTCTGTATCCATATATCTGTTTAGTATAATCTGAATCTGTTTGAAAATTAAATGGATACAGATATGAATAGATTATAGTTATctgaaaaactatatttatgtgtaaatggataaaatatttatttcGTATTCATatctgtattcgtttagcaTTATTTGAATTTATCCGAAAACTAATCAGATGCAGATACAGATATAGCATCGTCCGAACCAAATTCAATCCATGTATATTTCTAATTACTTAAAAAATAGCCCTAGTTACGACGGCACTGAGTCATTGACTCGTTTCCTCGAACATTGCAAAACTCGGGAACGGGCGGGAACACACGAAATATCGAATACCGTAAATATCCTTAAAAGTAAATGCAATGTAGGGGTAACAATGACATTTAATTCATATGATTTTATTGTCTGTTTTTGAGTCCTCCGATGCTGGGGGTCTGGCACTCTGGCAATGTTTACTCCGCTTTACTTAGGACCCGAACCCGATATTCCGATGGGCGATGGCTGACTGCGGGCCCCACAGTTTGAGAAGCAATaatggaagagaagaacaaaaaaaggcGCGCCAAGTTTTCTGTCTGTAGGTCCCACTGACCCATTGTGGCATTGTGCTATAAAACACGTGTGATCTGTAAAAAAACACAGAGGAGGCTcgtcttttttaaaatttctgatCAGGGGAAACCGGAAATGGGACCTATTTGGAGATTCATTTTATCTTAACCATTCGATCTGCCACGTTCAGATATCGATTGATCTGAATTCAAGACAAAAAAAGGTCGAGAAAGGTACAGATGTATCACAACTTATAACATGGGGTAGGATATCGAAGCACTAGATATTCGCCACGTGTAATTTTGACGATTATCAACTTCCATATGTGTACAAAGTGATTTGTAGACCCCAGAAGGAGGGGGGGACCATCAATCATGAATCCTTCTTATAAAATAAGACCTATTTCGTCCAATAGCTACAATACACGTGGTGATCAGCCAAAAgggagcatttttttttttttttttttttttgtttttgttttggtaaacgCAAGGGAGACCCATTCGTGGATACATGTGAGGCACATTTAGGTTTTGATAACCGAAAAAtcttgttgaaatttttttttttttggatgaaagttTAATCACACAAACCCCATCAATCCCGAACGGTTAATcaacttttaggaccgtggaatgatagatatacacaacacacatcCGATATTTTTTGCCGTTTTAATACATAATATTTGAGAAAGAGTTATATTCATGTGGCTACTACATGGTTCTGTGTCTATATGAAGTtgaaaatcacatccaaaccaatgcctttgtgtgtattttcattggctaccatgctggtgcaggggctacatgaTCGGTTAGCGTTCTCTTGCCTATAATATTTTTGGGTAAGAGATTGTTGGTAGGCTGTGTGGACTTGCATCAACGcaaggccaatgagagcacacataggggcatcaatatgaatgaattttttttttcattgggACGCAATAATAATTATGTGTGCTCATGTGTCTGGACACAAGCTCCACTCAACTTGGCAAAGATTTTTTTCCCTAatattattttgggaaaaaattgGCACACTGCCCGCATATCGCAAGCTAGGGTCCactgtatctatctctctcccccctcgCTTTGAAATGAGCCCTGACCCACCTATACGATGCActctgatacatccaagattatacgaaccaatcagaggctgccacgtgtcccGATCCACGAAGTAACCCATTCCAGAAGTAGGGGAGAACCAGCTTGGACGTAGGCCTCAAGGAAGATCACAAGTGTGGCCTCACCCGCCGCAGGTGCGGCCTCTCCCACTGGCGCGGCCTCACTCCTCGGACGCGGCCTCACTCCCCGGACGCGACCTCTCTCTCCGGGCGTGGCCTCCTCACCACTGGCGTGACCTCTCCACAGGTGCGGCCTTATAGGCGTGACCCCCAGACATGACCTACGCGAACGTTGAGACACCTAGCCTATGATCCAGTCATCACTATAGACATACGCCACCTCCAGGACTTTAGGCCACCGCCTAGAAATCACGTTGCCCAGACGGACTTAAACACCAAAGGAGCTATCACCGTACATGCGGATATCTATCGATTAAGGATCCCAACACCACTGAGATACTCCCTCCCGCAAGGAGGCGACCAACCATggaagagccctgctacccagggtctCTATCCACTCTACGGctcactcgccatcaaactaggactctccacatTGCCATACTcgactataaaaggaaaggtactcaaccccatcaagggacatcttaactcatcttgaatactactattcatctgtttgctcagagagatctaacttaggcatcggagaatcCTACGCCGGAACTACACcgattctcctttgtcacccaagatcttttacaggttacgacactcgaatgaccgctgagcgatttcttaaTACAACACACCCAATGGTGCCACCCATGAGTGGAGTGTCCCGTCTCACACCTCCATTagtccctctcttttttttcttcaatgaagtaaatcttgtcatttcacataaaaattacattaaatatTGCATTAATGCAGGAAGGGCAGAATGGCTGCTCCGCCCCAGTGATATGAGAAATCTCACCCCCGTTAAAAACCCCCGCGCATAGAGgcattggttttttatttatttttatttattttttaaaccttgcattaaataaattaaaaggtcACATAAGTTCTAAGTTgaccactttggtgacaataAGTTGTTCACTGtaatctttaccaaaaaaagttGTTCACTGtaatctttaccaaaaaaaagttgttCACAGTAATAGTGAGTTCTGGCTCATTTTTTTAGGACCACTTGGACCCACCACTTAAAAATATAGGGATTGCTCTACCGGATCTGATCCAAATCCATCCAAGTTAGAGTGTTAGACCGATCTAATCCAGATTGAAATCAACCGGGATCGATCTTGATTCCAATTTCATGTTTTGAACCCCTGCTTGGACTTGGGATTGATTTCTAATATCTCCATATCTCATGTGTGGGACCTGCCCAAGGGACCAATCTACGATTGAGATCATTCACTTTGATATGGGACCCATCAAAGGTCAGTGGTGGTCTAGTGGAGGGGTGTCTTTTGCTGTATAAGGGGTTAGGAAATGACACTCTGTGAAAAGAATATTTGTTAGAACCACCACCTTTGGTGGAATGATGATTATTAGAAAGAGAAATTTACAAACAGAATATAGAAGATCTTTTAGAACCTAATTGAATGAGTTtaggtgagaagaagaagaagaagaagtagagaaggGATTTCTCATGAACCAATCAATGATTAAAGGTTAAGTAAATAATGGTAGAGGAAACAAACATT containing:
- the LOC122646293 gene encoding probable inactive receptor kinase RLK902; the encoded protein is MGWCHYLVVLCFLVFLPVGKPDLASEKAALLAFKAAVGRYIPWNQSSSNPCTWPGIECDNNTTVTTIRLPGYFLSGEIPIGIFGNLTHLRTLSLRLNSLSGQLPLDLAACTDLRNLYLQGNKFSSEIPKFLFGLYNLVRLNLANNNFSGEISPEFNNLTRLGTLYMEYNQLTGSIPDLPKLLSLDQFNVSYNQLNGSIPSSLRGKSAEAFLGNSLCGGPLLACAGDASQPPSSGNGGGSGKKKLSGGAIAGIVIGSVVGFLLILLLLFFLCRKKSDRRTSDMAPAKQGGEVEIAGEKGDNGSLSSRAIPVAGATAATAAALAASKGDVNGSGNNKKLVFFGNAPRIFDLEDLLRASAEVLGKGTFGTAYKAVLEMGTVAAVKRLKDVTIPEREFREKIEIVGSMDHESLVPLRAYYFSKDEKLLVYDYMPMGSLSALLHGNRGAGRTPLNWETRSGIALGAARGIEYLHGRGPNISHGNIKSSNILLTKSYDARVSDFGLASLVGPTSTPNRVAGYRAPEVTDARKVSQKADVYSFGVLLLELLTGKPPTHALMNEDGVDLPRWVQSVVREEWTSEVFDLELLRYQNVEEEMVQLLQLATDCCAQYPDKRPSMTEVTKRIEELRRTSVGQEPDLVDEELDDEGSS